Proteins encoded by one window of Aptenodytes patagonicus chromosome 11, bAptPat1.pri.cur, whole genome shotgun sequence:
- the IRX5 gene encoding iroquois-class homeodomain protein IRX-5: MSYPQGYLYQPSASLALYSCPAYSTSVISGPRTDELGRSSSGSAFSPYAGSTAFTAPSPGYNSHLQYGTDPAAAAAAAFTSYVGSPYDHTPGMAGSLGYHPYAAPLGSYPYGDPAYRKNATRDATATLKAWLNEHRKNPYPTKGEKIMLAIITKMTLTQVSTWFANARRRLKKENKMTWTPRNRSEDEEEEENIDLEKNDEDEPQKLEEKGDPGTPDTGAADPKAAPGCERLQESPGPREAEGGLSDSDCKEPAEERLDGPPAPPKAPGSSPLGPCPAGRGLPPAGGEEPPPYRPPSAAAGPPHAADLHPLLPAATGASVIHSPQQAALAKPKLWSLAEIATSADKAKEAGGEAAPPGPAVLGGGGPSRSPPRPRSPAAQCPFPNGAVLPRPLYYTAPFYPGYTNYGSFGALHGHPAGGPAAAAPGAHFNGLNQTVLSRAESLAKDTKMIRSQSQVDLCKDSPYELKKGMSNI; the protein is encoded by the exons ATGTCGTATCCTCAGGGTTACTTGTACCAGCCGTCAGCGTCCTTGGCTCTCTACTCCTGCCCGGCGTACAGCACCAGCGTGATCTCCGGACCCAGGACCGATGAACTTGGGAGATCTTCTTCGGGCTCCGCTTTTTCCCCTTATGCCGGATCTACCGCCTTTACCGCCCCTTCCCCGGGTTACAACTCCCACCTCCAGTACGGCACCgacccggccgccgccgccgccgccgccttcacTTCCTACGTG ggcTCGCCCTACGACCACACGCCGGGCATGGCTGGCTCCCTGGGGTACCACCCGTACGCGGCGCCGCTCGGCTCCTACCCCTACGGCGACCCCGCATACCGCAAGAACGCGACGCGGGACGCCACGGCCACCCTCAAAGCCTGGCTCAACGAGCACCGGAAAAACCCCTACCCCACCAAGGGCGagaagatcatgctggccatcatcACCAAAATGACCCTCACCCAGGTCTCCACCTGGTTCGCCAACGCGCGGCGGCGGCtcaaaaaggagaacaaaatgaCCTGGACCCCGCGGAACCGCAgcgaggacgaggaggaagaggagaacatCGACCTGGAGAAAAACGACGAGGACGAGCCCcagaagctggaggagaagggggacCCCGGGACGCCGGACACAG gagcGGCGGATCCCAAGGCAGCGCCGGGCTGCGAGCGCCTCCAGGAGTCCCCCGGCCCCCGGGAGGCCGAGGGCGGCCTCAGCGACTCGGATTGCAAAGAGCCGGCGGAGGAGCGGCTCGACGGGCCGCCCGCCCCTCCCAAGGCGCCCGGCTCTTCCCCGCTGGGGCCGTgcccggcgggccgcgggctgccGCCGGCGGGCGGCGAGGAGCCCCCGCCGTAccgcccgccctccgccgccgccgggccgccgcaCGCCGCCGACTTGCACCCGCTGCTGCCCGCCGCCACCGGCGCCTCCGTCATCCACTCGCCGCAGCAGGCGGCTCTCGCCAAGCCCAAGCTCTGGTCGCTGGCCGAGATCGCCACCTCGGCGGACAAGGCGAAGGAGGCCGGCGGCGAGgcggcgccccccggccccgccgtgctgggcggcggcggcccgtcgcgctcgccgccgcggccgcgctcACCGGCGGCGCAGTGCCCCTTCCCCAACGGGGCGGTCCTGCCGCGGCCGCTCTACTACACGGCGCCCTTCTACCCCGGTTACACGAACTACGGCTCCTTCGGGGCCCTGCACGGGcaccccgccggcggccccgccgccgccgcccccggcgcccACTTCAATGGATTAAACCAgactgtcctcagcagagccGAGAGCCTGGCTAAAGACACTAAAATGATCAGGAGCCAGTCCCAAGTAGACCTTTGCAAAGACTCGCCTTACGAACTGAAGAAAGGTATGTCCAACATTTAA